Proteins from a genomic interval of Cucumis melo cultivar AY chromosome 7, USDA_Cmelo_AY_1.0, whole genome shotgun sequence:
- the LOC127150177 gene encoding egg cell-secreted protein 1.2-like, translated as MFWIGSLFSAARPCPSSILGPVKAMVFSSTVEASRGDAEVSPAARIKLDGAFDCLRSLPQLGKCIDDIRAIFRNRHKWKISLNCCHAIKNTEHECWPEYLNLMGFTAKEIGIIDENCKIN; from the exons ATGTTTTGGATCGGCTCGCTATTCTCAGCGGCAAGGCCATGCCCTTCCTCTATTCTTGGTCCTgtaaaag caaTGGTTTTCTCATCCACGGTAGAAGCAAGCCGAGGTGATGCGGAAGTGAGCCCTGCAGCACGAATTAAGTTGGATGGTGCCTTCGATTGTTTGAGATCTCTGCCTCAACTGGGTAAATGTATCGATGATATTCGAGCTATATTTCGAAATCGGCATAAATGGAAAATAAGTTTGAACTGCTGCCATGCAATTAAGAATACAGAACATGAGTGTTGGCCAGAATATCTGAATCTGATGGGCTTCACAGCAAAAGAAATTGGGATTATTGATGAGAATTGCAAGATCAACTAA
- the LOC127150180 gene encoding egg cell-secreted protein 1.2-like, whose protein sequence is MFWIGSLFSAARPCPSSILGPVKAMVFSSTVEASRGDAEVSPAARIKLDGAFDCLRSLPQLGKCIDDIRAIFRNRHKWKISLNCCHAIKNTEHECWPEYLNLMGFTAKEIGIIDENCKIN, encoded by the exons ATGTTTTGGATCGGCTCGCTATTCTCAGCGGCAAGGCCATGCCCTTCCTCTATTCTTGGTCCTGTAAAag caaTGGTTTTCTCATCCACGGTAGAAGCAAGCCGAGGTGATGCGGAAGTGAGCCCTGCAGCACGAATTAAGTTGGATGGTGCCTTCGATTGTTTGAGATCTCTGCCTCAACTGGGTAAATGTATCGATGATATTCGAGCTATATTTCGAAATCGGCATAAATGGAAAATAAGTTTGAACTGCTGCCATGCAATTAAGAATACAGAACATGAGTGTTGGCCAGAATATCTGAATCTGATGGGCTTCACAGCAAAAGAAATTGGGATTATTGATGAGAATTGCAAGATCAACTAA